A window of the Drosophila simulans strain w501 chromosome 2L, Prin_Dsim_3.1, whole genome shotgun sequence genome harbors these coding sequences:
- the LOC6730749 gene encoding gustatory receptor 23a isoform X2: MKTLECLTRRFLEVIFSLLALVPLPPISQLGWLFLSLAIRCCWIVYIIYLLDVAVSFSWVAIESVGNAVGTMLFVGNSVLGFALLLESVLKQKTHSQLEDLRVQTELQLQRLGMFGRSRHAAYLLPLIGVQFTCDLVRLVTNFGEPVSPVFNISLPLMWLLRYRYVQLVQHVMDLNQRSIQLRRSLLCLASGNDLWQPYGVHEFLQLQALRTTYERIFECYETFSDCYGWGMLGLHLLTSFQFVTNAYWMIMGLYDGGNVRALIFNGATGIDFGTPIATLFWHGDSGAENGRQIGCLISKLVKPQGSKRYNDLVSEFSLQTLHQRFVVTAKDFFSLNLHLLSSMFAAVVTYLVILIQFMFAERSSKRSSG; encoded by the exons ATGAAGACTTTGGAGTGCCTGACCCGCCGTTTCCTGGAAGTTATCTTCTCTCTACTGGCCTTGGTTCCACTTCCTCCTATTTCGCAGTTGGGATGGCTGTTTTTATCATTGGCCATTCGCTGCTGTTGGATAGTTTACATTATATATTTGCTGGACGTTGCCGTCAGCTTTTCGTGGGTGGCCATCGAAAGTGTGGGAAATGCAGTGGGCACCATGCTGTTCGTGGGAAACTCCGTGCTGGGATTTGCGCTCCTGCTGGAGAGTGTCCTGAAGCAGAAGACCCACAGCCAGCTGGAGGATCTGCGAGTCCAGACGgagttgcagctgcaaagaCTTGGAATGTTCGGCAGATCTCGCCATGCGGCATACCTATTGCCACTAATTGGAGTGCAGTTTACATGTGATCTCGTGAGACTTGTGACCAATTTCGGGGAGCCGGTATCGCCCGTGTTTAATATTTCCTTACCACTAATGTGGCTACTTCGGTATCGATATGTCCAGCTGGTGCAGCACGTCATGGATCTGAACCAGAGATCGATCCAGTTGCGCCGATCCCTGTTGTGCTTGGCCTCTGGAAATGATCTGTGGCAGCCCTACGGAGTCCACGAGTTCCTTCAACTCCAGGCCCTGCGCACCACCTACGAAAGGATCTTCGAGTGCTACGAAACCTTCAGTGACTGCTATGGATGGGGAATGCTGGGACTCCATTTGCTGACCAGCTTCCAGTTTGTGACCAATGCCTACTGGATGATCATGGGCTTGTACGATGGCGGCAATGTCCGTGCACTGATCTTCAACGGAGCCACGGGGATCGACTTTGGCACTCCGATTGCCACTCTATTTTGGCACGGCGATTCAGGTGCGGAAAAT GGCCGTCAAATCGGTTGTCTAATTTCGAAATTGGTAAAACCGCAGGGCAGCAAACGATACAATGATTTGGTGAGCGAATTTTCGCTGCAAACTCTGCACCAGCGATTTGTGGTCACCGCCAAGGATTTCTTCAGTCTCAATCTGCATCTGCTCAGTAGC ATGTTTGCAGCTGTGGTCACATATCTGGTCATTCTCATACAGTTCATGTTTGCCGAAAGGAGTTCAAAGCGAAGTAGCGGATGA
- the LOC6730749 gene encoding gustatory receptor 23a isoform X1, whose product MFPPTRVQAISRVVLKIFHLILVAFSLRSSRLPRLVLWLRFLGWLTWYIFMWTQSVIYAQTIDCPLDCSLRHMLTFFQTVSHAFIVVTSFLDGFRIQQDQLNEAIAFEDSDPWLASTVLAMLVPILGVEYLVCSNAPEYAFRIRVYHLKTLPSFLALQMQIISFILEVMKVNIKVRQTKLQLQILARELSCRWPQSKQKPQFFDQQIHRVKDLKRRYNDLHYMFVRINGCFGGSLLTIIIVYFALFVSNSYWLFVDIRTRPWRIYAIWLNLGFIFNVALQMAAACWHCQQSYNLGRQIGCLISKLVKPQGSKRYNDLVSEFSLQTLHQRFVVTAKDFFSLNLHLLSSMFAAVVTYLVILIQFMFAERSSKRSSG is encoded by the exons ATGTTTCCGCCGACAAGAGTGCAAGCAATCTCACGAGTGGTCCTTAAGATTTTCCATCTCATTTTGGTGGCATTTTCTTTGAGATCAAGTAGACTACCTCGTTTGGTCCTGTGGTTACGGTTTCTGGGTTGGCTGACCTGGTATATTTTCATGTGGACTCAAAGTGTGATATATGCCCAAACGATTGACTGCCCTTTGGACTGCTCACTACGGCATATGCTCACATTTTTCCAGACGGTCTCACATGCCTTCATTGTGGTTACCTCCTTTCTTGATGGTTTCAGAATCCAGCAGGACCAGTTGAACGAAGCGATTGCGTTCGAGGACTCCGATCCCTGGTTGGCCTCCACTGTGCTGGCGATGCTGGTTCCCATTTTGGGAGTCGAGTATTTGGTGTGCTCGAACGCGCCAGAATATGCCTTTCGTATCAGGGTCTATCACCTGAAAACGCTGCCCAGTTTCCTGGCACTGCAGATGCAGATTATATCCTTTATCCTGGAAGTCATGAAGGTGAACATAAAGGTTCGCCAGAccaagctgcagctgcagatccTGGCCAGGGAATTATCCTGTCGTTGGCCACAGAGTAAGCAAAAGCCGCAGTTCTTCGACCAGCAGATCCATCGAGTCAAAGACCTGAAAAGGCGCTATAATGACCTGCATTATATGTTTGTTCGTATTAATGGCTGTTTTGGAGGCAGCCTTCTGACCATCATCATTGTTTACTTTGCGCTCTTTGTGTCCAACTCCTATTGGCTTTTCGTGGATATCAGAACACGACCCTGGAGGATATATGCCATCTGGCTCAACTTGGGGTTTATTTTCAATGTGGCCCTGCAGATGGCAGCTGCTTGTTGGCACTGTCAACAGAGCTATAATCTA GGCCGTCAAATCGGTTGTCTAATTTCGAAATTGGTAAAACCGCAGGGCAGCAAACGATACAATGATTTGGTGAGCGAATTTTCGCTGCAAACTCTGCACCAGCGATTTGTGGTCACCGCCAAGGATTTCTTCAGTCTCAATCTGCATCTGCTCAGTAGC ATGTTTGCAGCTGTGGTCACATATCTGGTCATTCTCATACAGTTCATGTTTGCCGAAAGGAGTTCAAAGCGAAGTAGCGGATGA